Proteins from a genomic interval of Desulfonatronum thioautotrophicum:
- a CDS encoding PAS domain-containing hybrid sensor histidine kinase/response regulator: MPTNPVKNLPLATHFLWRVVPPTVAVMLLAGILSLLVSRALLLQAVDQRLELAAEVQRERVLGQFQNLREQARMLADNDLVINGLIDTLERERYLPLFFQSLSLAGGIPGRIALLDFQGREIISNRHLCPYPLDKEGMEEVLTKPGVMVLTAEALFVAEAVRIHGHSEGAVAVTLCIEDVQTWMLDAVTELELAVTGADGSVLLAGAGYRERYGLGPPVRDGRQYISRTLFPETGMELLIGQDRGLAAEPVARLGKAMLGVGLASVLTMIGTIVLGTRRLAREGRKLESAVRGIVGHADLSRRVIPSGPRELYNLALALNQTLDTLERTTTSQDALRRSEAKYRNLVEHLPQRIFIKDEGLNYIAMNENMARDFQITPDQAPGKTDYDFVPAWLADSYRMNDRTVLETGERWEADEKYVQEGREIWVRTIKVPFRDENGRVVGVLGIFDDITQHKLDQDALRRGEQELRESNAELERARRAADAANQAKSRFVANMSHEIRTPMNAVLGFAQVLERDPTLTPRQAGHVQTILRAGKHLLGLINDILDLARIESGKLPSLREVFVLRDLLEEVMVLFRGRCREKGLELALEEVAGLPRSVATDQGKLRQVLVNLLGNAVKFTESGGVILRVFPDPGQSLEDGLPFLVFEVEDTGPGISEAHLAELFEPFYQTDEGVRHGGTGLGLAISHAHARVLGGELIVTSQEGRGSTFRLSLPVGCMDHACQPEPVPGRVTGLRPGSPEIRVLAVDDKPDNLDLYQELLPPLGFAVRLAGGGREALEIVAGWRPQVVLLDMRMPGMDGYVVARRITAMDADAGPVEQPGTTQVNAHLKSRPFVIAVTASAMEDSRDEVLAAGVDAYLRKPFQVEELLDILGRNLGLEYVRAADDETLTHGDDETDQAREASLVGLPETALATMRTSLEGGDMPGLLAEVEILKQDAPHVAAKVRALAERFDYDALYDLLEQAEGRGDF; the protein is encoded by the coding sequence ATGCCCACGAACCCAGTCAAAAACCTGCCTTTGGCCACGCATTTTCTCTGGCGGGTGGTCCCGCCCACCGTGGCGGTGATGCTTCTGGCCGGGATACTGAGCCTTTTGGTTTCCCGCGCCTTGCTGCTGCAGGCCGTGGACCAGCGCCTGGAACTGGCGGCGGAGGTGCAACGGGAACGGGTTCTGGGGCAATTCCAGAACCTTCGGGAGCAGGCCAGGATGCTGGCGGACAACGATCTGGTGATCAACGGGTTGATCGACACCCTGGAGCGGGAGCGGTACCTGCCGCTGTTTTTCCAGTCCCTGAGCCTGGCCGGTGGAATCCCGGGCCGGATCGCCCTGCTGGATTTTCAGGGCCGGGAGATCATCAGCAACAGGCATCTCTGCCCGTACCCGCTGGACAAGGAGGGCATGGAAGAGGTGCTCACGAAGCCAGGCGTCATGGTTCTGACCGCGGAGGCCTTGTTCGTGGCCGAGGCGGTGCGCATCCACGGGCACTCCGAAGGGGCCGTGGCCGTCACCCTGTGCATCGAGGACGTCCAGACCTGGATGCTCGATGCGGTCACGGAACTGGAATTGGCCGTGACGGGCGCGGACGGGTCCGTGCTGCTGGCCGGGGCCGGGTATCGGGAGCGCTACGGGCTGGGCCCGCCTGTGAGGGATGGCCGGCAATACATCTCCCGGACCCTGTTTCCCGAAACCGGGATGGAACTGCTCATCGGCCAGGATCGCGGTCTGGCCGCCGAACCCGTAGCCCGGCTGGGCAAGGCCATGCTGGGCGTCGGCCTGGCCAGCGTGCTGACCATGATCGGGACGATTGTTCTCGGAACCCGGCGGTTGGCGAGGGAAGGGCGGAAGCTGGAAAGCGCGGTCCGGGGGATCGTCGGCCATGCGGACCTGTCCCGGCGGGTGATCCCCTCCGGGCCCCGGGAATTGTACAATCTGGCCCTGGCCCTGAACCAGACCCTGGACACCCTGGAACGGACCACCACGTCCCAGGACGCCCTGCGCCGCAGCGAGGCCAAGTACCGGAACCTGGTGGAACATCTGCCCCAGCGCATCTTCATCAAGGATGAGGGCCTGAACTACATTGCCATGAACGAGAACATGGCCCGGGACTTCCAGATCACCCCGGACCAGGCGCCGGGCAAGACGGACTACGATTTCGTGCCCGCCTGGCTGGCCGACTCCTACCGCATGAACGATCGTACCGTGCTGGAGACCGGTGAGCGCTGGGAGGCGGATGAGAAGTATGTCCAGGAAGGGCGGGAAATCTGGGTGCGGACCATCAAGGTGCCCTTTCGGGATGAAAACGGACGGGTTGTCGGGGTGTTGGGCATTTTCGACGACATCACCCAGCACAAGCTGGACCAGGACGCCCTGCGCCGCGGCGAACAGGAGCTGCGGGAGAGCAACGCCGAGCTGGAGCGGGCCCGCCGGGCGGCGGACGCGGCCAACCAGGCCAAGAGCCGGTTCGTGGCCAATATGAGCCACGAAATCCGCACCCCGATGAACGCGGTGCTCGGTTTTGCCCAGGTTCTGGAGCGGGATCCGACCCTGACCCCCAGGCAGGCCGGGCATGTCCAGACCATTCTGCGCGCCGGGAAGCATCTGCTGGGCCTGATCAACGACATCCTGGACCTGGCCAGGATCGAGTCCGGCAAGCTGCCCAGCCTGCGGGAAGTCTTTGTGCTCCGGGATCTGCTGGAGGAGGTCATGGTCCTGTTCCGCGGCCGTTGCCGGGAGAAGGGGCTGGAACTGGCGCTGGAAGAGGTTGCCGGGCTGCCGCGTTCCGTGGCCACGGACCAGGGCAAGCTGCGCCAGGTGCTGGTCAACCTGCTGGGCAACGCGGTGAAGTTCACGGAGTCCGGCGGGGTGATCCTGCGGGTGTTTCCTGACCCTGGGCAAAGCCTGGAAGACGGCCTCCCGTTCCTGGTTTTCGAGGTGGAGGATACCGGACCGGGCATTTCCGAGGCCCATCTGGCGGAACTGTTCGAGCCCTTTTACCAGACCGACGAGGGAGTGCGGCACGGGGGCACGGGGCTGGGCCTGGCCATCAGCCACGCCCACGCCCGGGTTCTGGGCGGCGAGCTGATCGTGACCAGCCAGGAGGGCCGGGGCAGCACCTTCCGTCTGTCCCTGCCCGTGGGCTGCATGGACCATGCCTGTCAGCCGGAGCCGGTTCCCGGCCGGGTGACCGGGCTGCGGCCCGGGTCTCCGGAAATCCGGGTGCTGGCCGTGGACGACAAGCCGGACAATCTGGATCTGTACCAGGAACTGCTGCCCCCCCTGGGCTTCGCGGTCCGGCTGGCCGGGGGCGGTCGGGAGGCCCTGGAGATCGTGGCCGGTTGGCGGCCCCAGGTCGTTTTGCTGGACATGCGCATGCCGGGGATGGACGGATACGTGGTCGCCCGGCGGATCACGGCCATGGATGCGGATGCCGGCCCCGTGGAGCAACCGGGTACGACTCAGGTCAATGCTCACCTCAAGTCTCGTCCCTTTGTCATCGCGGTTACGGCCTCGGCAATGGAGGACTCCAGGGACGAGGTGCTGGCCGCGGGGGTGGACGCCTACCTGCGCAAGCCGTTCCAGGTGGAGGAACTGCTTGATATCTTGGGCCGCAACCTGGGGCTGGAGTATGTCCGGGCGGCGGACGACGAAACCTTGACGCACGGCGACGACGAGACGGATCAAGCCCGGGAGGCGAGTCTGGTCGGCCTGCCGGAGACGGCCTTGGCCACCATGCGCACGTCCCTGGAAGGCGGAGACATGCCGGGGCTGCTGGCCGAGGTCGAGATCCTGAAGCAGGATGCCCCCCACGTTGCCGCCAAGGTGCGCGCCCTGGCCGAACGGTTCGACTACGACGCGCTGTACGACCTGCTGGAGCAGGCGGAGGGCAGGGGGGATTTTTGA